One Bombus pyrosoma isolate SC7728 linkage group LG11, ASM1482585v1, whole genome shotgun sequence DNA segment encodes these proteins:
- the LOC122572587 gene encoding homeobox protein B-H2-like has translation MSLETLLEAARFVEQQEKTRERLASGSSSSSDHPLAVAPHSNHHNSNEPRGAKLKRERTEQDDLFCEEKMLVIDEEEPLENNRTNGNHSAGSRGSPVISSTRVTPSSANASSAHLTTVHSTSHLHLHHHHHQQQQQQQHQQQHQQQHQQQHHQQQQQQSQQQPQQQTQQQPQPQQQQQQHHHHHHHHNNQNNTHNPYVENHNTNHSQQNAGNLVVDVEPSHDNKKHRNGPCVIRSGTREVHNKLEKNRRAHLKECFELLKRQLPSQEEKKSSNLSILHAAIRHIQMLRRKERDYEHEMEKLAREKIAAQQRLLALKKELAATWDHIDFNTLLPEQNAAADVTATRSISENIEVDVTGLARGGTRYSSTSSLSSAATASSPQTLQSTSATSNIHSQVATAAVVCQAQGMNLAPSSRESPPVSSSPGTPAPSIPTPAQEKVNTSPTSIVQQPHQLHLPISAQILNTSQGLPTIVPTLQHLGSSLRVIPGDTRQLLVTHTAGSNESRPLTLAVQNSPDQSRPLIAVQSNTGSEPRPVALVVHSSTANDNRVTFVHSNLSNNDRPLALAVQSSANDVRPVTLVHSTNEGRPLVFAAHSPALNVTNAQTRIRAGDAQTTHKMVGGVTLVGGNGSELTRLPGGAELNILPANGLTLSHAGVSLQTTTGKPGSTVMQNAPSTEGIAHIVGPHTPLSGLTPIVTPMTVVSQGNQVTAHILAPSSLAGKMITTPILKSVAQMPIVNAQYINTTTLVKPVVVVSSPSTSTPQSTTASSTQPSSTTHSTV, from the exons agGAGGAGCCgctagaaaataatagaacgaACGGGAATCACTCGGCAGGTTCCCGAGGGAGTCCCGTGATCTCAAGCACGCGAGTAACGCCATCCTCGGCGAACGCAAGCTCGGCTCATCTGACCACCGTACACTCTACGTCGCACCTCCAtcttcatcatcatcatcatcagcagcagcagcagcaacagcaccAGCAACAGCATCAACAACAGCACCAACAGCAACACCAccaacaacagcaacagcagtCGCAGCAGCAACCGCAGCAACAGACGCAACAGCAACCGCAGccgcagcagcaacaacagcaacacCATCACCATCATCACCATCACAACAATCAAAACAACACGCATAATCCTTACGTGGAAAATCATAATACGAATCACTCGCAGCAGAACGCGGGCAATCTCGTCGTCGACGTCGAACCCAGCCACGACAATAAGAAGCATCGAAACGG ACCGTGTGTAATCCGTTCTGGCACCAGAGAAGTGCATAACAAATTGGAGAAAAATCGAAGGGCGCACCTGAAAGAGTGCTTCGAATTATTGAAGAGGCAACTCCCGTCGCAGGAAGAGAAAAAGTCGTCGAACCTTTCGATTCTTCACGCTGCGATCAGGCATATACAG ATGTTGAGAAGGAAGGAACGAGATTACGAGCACGAAATGGAAAAGCTTGCTAGGGAAAAAATTGCTGCCCAGCAAAGATTACTAGCTCTGAAGAAGGAACTCGCGGCTACTTGGGATCACATCGACTTTAATACTCTTTTACCGGAACAGAATGCGGCTGCCGATGTAACGGCCACGAGAAGTA tttcaGAAAACATAGAGGTTGATGTGACGGGGCTCGCACGGGGTGGTACGAGGTACAGCAGTACCAGCAGCCTGAGCAGCGCAGCTACGGCTAGTTCACCGCAGACGCTACAAAGTACTAGCGCGACTTCCAATATCCACAGTCAGGTCGCCACTGCGGCAGTTGTCTGCCAAGCGCAGGGTATGAATCTTGCGCCAAGTTCCAGAGAAAGTCCACCTGTCAGTTCGAGTCCTGGAACGCCTGCACCTAGCATTCCTACTCCAGCACAG GAGAAAGTTAATACTTCACCGACGAGTATAGTGCAGCAGCCGCACCAGTTGCACTTGCCGATCAGCGCTCAGATATTGAACACCAGTCAAGGCTTGCCGACGATTGTACCGACCCTTCAGCACCTCGGTTCGAGCTTGAGGGTGATACCCGGTGACACGAGGCAACTTCTGGTCACTCACACCGCTGGCAGCAACGAATCCAGGCCGCTCACGTTGGCCGTGCAAAACTCGCCGGATCAATCGAGGCCGCTTATTGCCGTGCAATCGAACACTGGAAGTGAGCCAAGGCCCGTAGCGCTGGTCGTTCACTCGTCCACGGCCAACGACAACAGGGTAACGTTTGTGCATTCTAATCTGTCCAACAACGACAGGCCGTTGGCCCTAGCCGTGCAGTCGTCCGCCAATGACGTCAGGCCAGTTACATTAGTGCATTCGACAAACGAGGGGAGGCCGTTAGTTTTCGCTGCGCATTCTCCTGCACTGAATGTTACGA ATGCTCAAACGAGGATACGAGCGGGTGACGCGCAGACCACGCATAAAATGGTCGGTGGTGTGACACTGGTAGGCGGAAATGGATCGGAGTTGACTAGACTTCCCGGTGGCGCTGAATTGAACATACTGCCTGCAAatg GATTGACGCTGAGCCATGCAGGAGTGTCGCTTCAAACCACAACAGGTAAACCAGGCTCGACAGTGATGCAAAACGCTCCGTCCACAGAGGGTATAGCTCATATCGTTGGCCCGCACACACCTCTCTCCGGCCTGACACCGATCGTCACACCGATGACCGTTGTCTCGCAAGGAAATCAAGTGACTGCTCATATCCTAGCCCCCTCTAGCCTTGCGGGCAAAATGATCACCACCCCGATCCTCAAATCCGTGGCACAAATGCCGATCGTGAACGCCCAGTATATCAACACCACCACTCTGGTGAAGCCTGTAGTTGTCGTCAGTTCACCGTCAACATCCACACCACAGTCGACGACGGCTTCCAGTACACAACCTTCCTCCACCACACACTCGACCGTCTGA